One segment of Erigeron canadensis isolate Cc75 chromosome 2, C_canadensis_v1, whole genome shotgun sequence DNA contains the following:
- the LOC122587141 gene encoding plasma membrane-associated cation-binding protein 1-like, with translation MGYWKSTVVPKFKKLFEKNSVKKSAAAEACKAFDEAKPDYSKEFEEKKAELEAKVLEIYEAASAEIKAAVKERKEGLLKKVSTGVEKFLEELSKIEFPGSKPAHEACCKYGATYVEGPIFFVFEKVSTFIVVVEEKTEEVVPPAAEPEVAATPVEESSSKEKEIVIEEVKKEEVVTPVVAEVEKTPEPEAPKAEEPAVAEPPKAC, from the exons ATGGGATACTGGAAATCAACTGTGGTGCCAAAGTTCAAGAAGTTGTTCGAGAAGAACAGCGTTAAGAAGTCCGCCGCGGCTGAAGCTTGCAAGGCCTTCGACGAAGCTAAG CCGGATTACAGCAAAGAGTTTGAAGAGAAGAAGGCGGAACTTGAAGCTAAAGTTCTTGAAATCTATGAAGCTGCTTCTGCTGAAATTAAg GCAGCGGTCAAGGAACGTAAAGAGGGCCTCTTGAAGAAGGTGTCTACCGGAGTCGAGAAGTTCCTCGAGGAACTTTCTAAAATAG AATTTCCGGGTTCAAAACCAGCTCATGAAGCATGCTGCAAGTACGGAGCAACCTATGTCGAGGGAcctatattttttgttttcgaGAAGGTGTCAACATTTATAGTCGTGGTTGAAGAGAAAACCGAAGAAGTTGTACCACCGGCAGCAGAGCCAGAAGTAGCCGCGACCCCAGTTGAAGAATCGAGTAGCAAAGAAAAGGAAATCGTCATTGAGGAAGTGAAGAAAGAAGAGGTCGTGACGCCAGTTGTGGCCGAGGTTGAGAAAACACCCGAACCAGAGGCACCTAAGGCCGAGGAGCCAGCCGTAGCCGAGCCACCAAAGGCTTGTTGA